One Coccinella septempunctata chromosome 8, icCocSept1.1, whole genome shotgun sequence genomic window carries:
- the LOC123318678 gene encoding origin recognition complex subunit 2 isoform X1 → MENESFDAETPRRSTRLRKPTSKALENKYVKTLARSGFVGNISSSEESSSENEEFITENEPITPSVLQNTDHVQGDKIFQFQSRKTKRGLFQKVKEAHELKEEKNLGKAARKVARHTEEDEPFSDSGSEYNASEDSSSESDHKISGSDSSEESHGESVKKKQGQAFSGNRKMGKAQLRGQREKNYKIHIDDYFSNQATKKIVTSDYTLDKLETPRLSQDQLTNLLKNMKLSKNHFTAINQLQEQNKTMFTKWLYLLHENFNILIYGLGSKRRILTEFQEEFLTDYPVIVVNGFFPSLSIKDILDGIISDLLQLKRNPANVYECCDIIEKEFGYLDTHLYLIVHNIDGEVLRNSKTQNVLARLACIDNIHLIASTDHINGPLMWDHSKLDKFNYTWWDMTSFLPYIEETSFESSMMIQKGGEFALSSLRNVFLSLTKNSRGIYLLMVKHQLKNSKNQLYQGFAFKDLYSSCRETFLVSSDLALRAQLTEFIDHKMVKIKRSADGVENLVIPISNALLEKFLNEQKD, encoded by the exons ATGGAAAACGAGT CATTCGACGCAGAAACACCTAGAAGGAGTACTAGATTGAGGAAACCAACATCAAAAGCTTTGGAGAACAAATATGTGAAAACTCTGGCTAGATCTGGTTTTGTAGGAAATATTTCTAGCAGTGAAGAATCATCTAGcgaaaatgaagaatttattaCAGAAAATGAACCAATAACACCTTCAG ttcttcaAAACACAGACCATGTACAAGGcgataaaatatttcagttccAAAGTAGGAAAACCAAAAGAGGTCTATTTCAAAAGGTTAAAGAAGCACATGAActcaaagaagaaaaaaatttaggaaAGGCAGCCAGAAAAG TAGCAAGACATACAGAGGAGGATGAGCCATTTAGTGATAGTGGTAGTGAATACAACGCCAGTGAAGACTCCTCGTCTGAATCAGATCATAAAATATCTGGTAGTGATAGCTCTGAAGAGTCGCATGGGGAAAGTGTCAAGAAAAAACAAGGACAGGCTTTCAGTGGAAATAGGAAGATGGGAAAAGCACAGTTGAGGGGACAAAGGGAAAAAAACTATAAGATACATATTGATGATTACTTTTCCAATCAAGCTACCAAGAAGATCGTAACGTCTGATTATACATTAGATAAATTGGAAACTCCAAGATTGTCACAGGACCAACTCACCaatctattgaaaaatatgaaactaTCCAAAAATCATTTCACTGCAATAAATCAGTTGCAAGAACAGAATAAAACTATGTTCACAAAATGGCTTTACCTTTTACacgaaaatttcaatatacTTATTTATGGATTAGGCTCAAAGAGGAGAATTTTAACTGAGTTCCAAGAGGAATTCTTAACGGATTATCCTGTCATTGTCGTCAACGGTTTCTTTCCTTCTTTATCCATCAAAGACATTCTGGACGGCATCATTTCAGACCTTTTACAACTGAAACGGAACCCAGCAAACGTGTACGAGTGTTGCGATATAATCGAAAAGGAATTCGGATATTTGGACACTCATCTTTATCTCATCGTCCACAATATAGACGGAGAAGTTTTGAGGAACAGCAAAACGCAGAACGTTTTGGCCCGTCTGGCCTGCATCGATAATATCCATCTCATCGCCTCGACGGACCATATAAACGGACCCCTCA tgtggGATCATTCCAAATTGGACAAATTCAATTACACCTGGTGGGATATGACGTCGTTCCTTCCTTACATAGAGGAAACGTCGTTCGAGAGCTCCATGATGATACAGAAGGGTGGAGAATTCGCTCTGTCTTCTTTACGAAACGTTTTCCTATCGCTGACCAAAAATTCGAGAGGGATTTATCTGCTTATGGTCAAGCATCAGTTGAAAAACTCCAAAAATCAACTTTATCAAG GCTTTGCGTTCAAAGATCTGTATTCTTCGTGTCGAGAAACGTTTTTGGTCAGTTCGGATTTGGCTCTGAGG
- the LOC123318678 gene encoding origin recognition complex subunit 2 isoform X2: MENESFDAETPRRSTRLRKPTSKALENKYVKTLARSGFVGNISSSEESSSENEEFITENEPITPSVLQNTDHVQGDKIFQFQSRKTKRGLFQKVKEAHELKEEKNLGKAARKARHTEEDEPFSDSGSEYNASEDSSSESDHKISGSDSSEESHGESVKKKQGQAFSGNRKMGKAQLRGQREKNYKIHIDDYFSNQATKKIVTSDYTLDKLETPRLSQDQLTNLLKNMKLSKNHFTAINQLQEQNKTMFTKWLYLLHENFNILIYGLGSKRRILTEFQEEFLTDYPVIVVNGFFPSLSIKDILDGIISDLLQLKRNPANVYECCDIIEKEFGYLDTHLYLIVHNIDGEVLRNSKTQNVLARLACIDNIHLIASTDHINGPLMWDHSKLDKFNYTWWDMTSFLPYIEETSFESSMMIQKGGEFALSSLRNVFLSLTKNSRGIYLLMVKHQLKNSKNQLYQGFAFKDLYSSCRETFLVSSDLALRAQLTEFIDHKMVKIKRSADGVENLVIPISNALLEKFLNEQKD; this comes from the exons ATGGAAAACGAGT CATTCGACGCAGAAACACCTAGAAGGAGTACTAGATTGAGGAAACCAACATCAAAAGCTTTGGAGAACAAATATGTGAAAACTCTGGCTAGATCTGGTTTTGTAGGAAATATTTCTAGCAGTGAAGAATCATCTAGcgaaaatgaagaatttattaCAGAAAATGAACCAATAACACCTTCAG ttcttcaAAACACAGACCATGTACAAGGcgataaaatatttcagttccAAAGTAGGAAAACCAAAAGAGGTCTATTTCAAAAGGTTAAAGAAGCACATGAActcaaagaagaaaaaaatttaggaaAGGCAGCCAGAAAAG CAAGACATACAGAGGAGGATGAGCCATTTAGTGATAGTGGTAGTGAATACAACGCCAGTGAAGACTCCTCGTCTGAATCAGATCATAAAATATCTGGTAGTGATAGCTCTGAAGAGTCGCATGGGGAAAGTGTCAAGAAAAAACAAGGACAGGCTTTCAGTGGAAATAGGAAGATGGGAAAAGCACAGTTGAGGGGACAAAGGGAAAAAAACTATAAGATACATATTGATGATTACTTTTCCAATCAAGCTACCAAGAAGATCGTAACGTCTGATTATACATTAGATAAATTGGAAACTCCAAGATTGTCACAGGACCAACTCACCaatctattgaaaaatatgaaactaTCCAAAAATCATTTCACTGCAATAAATCAGTTGCAAGAACAGAATAAAACTATGTTCACAAAATGGCTTTACCTTTTACacgaaaatttcaatatacTTATTTATGGATTAGGCTCAAAGAGGAGAATTTTAACTGAGTTCCAAGAGGAATTCTTAACGGATTATCCTGTCATTGTCGTCAACGGTTTCTTTCCTTCTTTATCCATCAAAGACATTCTGGACGGCATCATTTCAGACCTTTTACAACTGAAACGGAACCCAGCAAACGTGTACGAGTGTTGCGATATAATCGAAAAGGAATTCGGATATTTGGACACTCATCTTTATCTCATCGTCCACAATATAGACGGAGAAGTTTTGAGGAACAGCAAAACGCAGAACGTTTTGGCCCGTCTGGCCTGCATCGATAATATCCATCTCATCGCCTCGACGGACCATATAAACGGACCCCTCA tgtggGATCATTCCAAATTGGACAAATTCAATTACACCTGGTGGGATATGACGTCGTTCCTTCCTTACATAGAGGAAACGTCGTTCGAGAGCTCCATGATGATACAGAAGGGTGGAGAATTCGCTCTGTCTTCTTTACGAAACGTTTTCCTATCGCTGACCAAAAATTCGAGAGGGATTTATCTGCTTATGGTCAAGCATCAGTTGAAAAACTCCAAAAATCAACTTTATCAAG GCTTTGCGTTCAAAGATCTGTATTCTTCGTGTCGAGAAACGTTTTTGGTCAGTTCGGATTTGGCTCTGAGG